The genomic segment AAAATACAATAAATGTATTGATCCTCATACTGTGATTTAATAATCACATATTTTACATAACAATTTGATCTGGCAATATAATAATAGTTTTCAAACACTTTAAAAACTTCATGAAAATAATTTGAGCCCAAAAAAAGCGAACCCTTATTTATGGCTAATGATAATTCAATCAAAGAAAATATTGTGGGGATACAATTACTATATAATTCATTAATAATTTTTTGATGAATTATAAATTTTTCATGCACCCTAATGAATATAACCGGGCAGAATATTTCTATAGCTGTTGGACATGGGATATTTAAATACGATATAACATTTTTAACCATGGGATATGTTGAAAATGCCCAGATTAAAGAACTCTGCTCTTCAAACAACTTTAACCGTTTTTCATATAATTTATCATTTTTTAAAGTTGTGATATCAATTATTACACCATCTGGTTGGCTGATAATTTTTTTATACAGATCATCTGATAAGGTTATAAAAAAATCTTTGAAAATGTTATCATTAAAGGAGTTGATCAAAATACCAAAGTAATTTTGCTTAAAATCATATTGAAATAATAAAGCCTCAACAAACCCTAAAGATTTAAGTTTTTTATTTAATTCTTCTCCTATAAATTGCAATGTATTTTCATACATTATTTCAGGACTAACAAATGTTATTGAATCATTAAATGACCTACTTAAAACAGTATAATATAACTTATGAAGGGAATAAAGCAAGCTATCAGGATTATCTATAGAATCCTGGGGTTTATGAATTACTTTAGCAACCAGTTCTTGAAATTCTGTGTTAAATGTTTTTTCTCGTATTTTTTGAATTTCATCATTGAATTCAATATTTTCCAAAGTACGCCTCACCACAAATCAGGATAAATCCAGCATTTTCTGCAGCGCTGTAAATGCTTTAATCCTGGTGTCCTCTTTTACAGTTACTATCGGTTGTTCATCTTGTAATGCTATTAAAATTTTTTCAAGGGTAATCTTCTTCATATTTGGGCATATAAAACCTTTTGAAGCAAGTATAAATTCTTTTTCTGGTGCAATTTTTTTCAATTTATGCAACATTCCTTCTTCTGTCCCAACAATAATTTGCTTATGAGGAATTGTATTAATATTTTTTACCATCTGTCCTGTTGACAAAACTTTATCGGCCATGTCAATGATTTCTGGCCTGCATTCAGGATGAACTATCACACAAGCTTGTGGATATTTTTGTTTTATAGCAATCAACTCTTCCTTTGTAAAACGATCGTGTGTTGGACAAAATCCTTTCCAGGGAATGATTTTTTTAGATGTAAATCGTTGAACATAATGAGCCAAATTTTTATCTGGAATAAATAAAATTGTATCATTATGTATCTTATTAATAATATTAACAGCATTTGCTGATGTTACACAAATGTCAGAAACAGCTTTAACTTCAGCAGAAGAATTAATATATGTTACAACCGCAGCATCAGGATTTTCTTCTTTCAACTTTAAAACATCTTCTGCTTCAGCCATATCCGCCATGGGACAACCTGCTGACAAATCAGGCAAAATTACTTTTTTTTGTGGCGATAGTATATATGCTGATTCTGCCATAAAATGAACACCACAGAATACTATAACATCAGCATCGTTATCAGCAGCAATGCGCGATAGTTCTAAGGAATCGCCTGTAAAATCTGCAATATCCTGAACCTCTGGATTTTGATAATTATGTGCAAGTATTAACGCTTTTTTTTGTCTTTTCAATTTCTCAATTTCTTTTATCAATACTACTCCCCTAAAAAAAATAGAATGTGTAATCAATACAATAACAAAGTGTGATATATAAAACTTCAAGGAAATTTTTTTAAAATGAATATGAAAGTGAAACACTCAGCAAGTGAGCAAAAAATGACTTTCCTGCCAGATCAGATCGTATATAGGGATTCATACCCTTATAGCCACTACCGTTGCTCCCACCATGTCCCCCACCTGTTGTTGATGTTAGAGAAGGAGGATTGTAATAATTTACATTATAGGCTATCATTATTTTTATAGTGTTATAGACTTTTTTACTCAAACCAAAATCAGCTCCATAGATTGTATAATCACCTGAATCAGTTCCAGCATTAATTCCAACCATATATACAGTTTGATCATCATACAAGGACATCCCTATTCTTACGACTTTTTTGTCATAGGTATAGTCCAGATTTGAAAAATTATTAGATAGATAATGATATTCCAATTCATAACCAATTATATCATTTAAATCATAACTTAATGAACCAATAAACGTATGATTAATTATATCAATATTAAAATTATAATCGTATTGTTTATCTTCTCTAGTATAATCTAAATCAATGGTTGCATTTCCAATATAAATGCTACCGTTTATTATATACATTTTGCTGTTAAATGAATTTTCACCTTTTGCTATTGAATACCCTCCGCCCAACTCCATAAATTCACCAATCGATAGTAAAGTTTTAATTTGTCCCAACCCTGTATTAATTTCAGCAAAGTTACCTGCACCATCGGTTATTTGTTGATGTATAGTATACATACCTGTTGCTTCAATTTCTAAAAAGCTCACTGCATACCCAATCCTGCCAAAAGGTTTATACGCAATGTTTGTATCAGAAATACCAGAAGAGTAAGTACTTTTAAATCCTATTGTTGTTTTAATTTTTTCAGCAAATACTGTAATAGGACAACATGTTATTATCAAAGAAGTTATAAAGATAATGATAAAATATTGCTTTTTATAACAATTCATACAATTCCCTCTTTAAAAAAATGTGATTATTTTTTTAATTATCTAAATTAACATTACCACTTGTTGGATAAATTTGTGAAAAATATTTTATTACCTATTGAGTGTTCCTCCAGCCCTGGGTACTATAGTATATATTTTTTCCATATTGTCACTTTTAAAATTCACAGCCCACTATCCTTTTACAAACAAAATAAGCCATGTCATCACGGCATGGCTTATTCAAATTATTGTACCAGATTAAATTCTTACTTAGTAGCACCTTTCTGTTCTTGTTTTGCTTCTTTTTTCTGTTCTTTTGCTTCTTTCTTTTCCTGTTTAGCTTCTTTCTTAGCTTCTTTCTTTTGTTCTTTTTCCTGTTTCTTTTCTTCTTTAGCCTGTGCTTTTTCTTCCTTCTTAGCTTCTTTCTTCTGTGTTTGTTCCTGCTTCTTTACTTCAGCTTTCTGCTGCACTTCGATTTTCTTTTCCTGACCAACATTCTTGGTTGCTTCTTTTGTCTGGACCTGTGTTTGTGCAAATACAGATGCTGCAAAAAGCAGTGATACTACTGTAGCCAACAACTTTTTCATATAACCCTCCTAGTAGAGTTTATTTAAAAATTTTGTTGATAAAAATTATTGTTTATCAACTCTTTGCAGTATAATACAATCTAACATATAAAAAACGGACAATATTTTTTAAAAAATTATGATTTCCCGTGAACAACTAATATCACTATATTCAACACATTATAAAGAAATTTTCAACTATATTTACCATCTTACTGGTTCTTTTGAAACTGCAGAGGACATCTTGCAGGAAACATTTATCAACATTATTGAATA from the Spirochaetota bacterium genome contains:
- the nadA gene encoding quinolinate synthase NadA, with translation MIKEIEKLKRQKKALILAHNYQNPEVQDIADFTGDSLELSRIAADNDADVIVFCGVHFMAESAYILSPQKKVILPDLSAGCPMADMAEAEDVLKLKEENPDAAVVTYINSSAEVKAVSDICVTSANAVNIINKIHNDTILFIPDKNLAHYVQRFTSKKIIPWKGFCPTHDRFTKEELIAIKQKYPQACVIVHPECRPEIIDMADKVLSTGQMVKNINTIPHKQIIVGTEEGMLHKLKKIAPEKEFILASKGFICPNMKKITLEKILIALQDEQPIVTVKEDTRIKAFTALQKMLDLS